From Melospiza melodia melodia isolate bMelMel2 chromosome 19, bMelMel2.pri, whole genome shotgun sequence, one genomic window encodes:
- the CEBPB gene encoding CCAAT/enhancer-binding protein beta, with translation MQRLVAWDAACLPIQPPAFKSMEVANFYYEADCLAALNKLHPRAAGGRSMTELTVGDHERAIDFSPYLEPLASQPPPPAAAAGGNFEPPCSSGAGQDFLSDLFAEDYKGSGGSKKPDYTYISLARHSHPCASQSHKPGGLPGCFPPQIVETKVEPVFETLDSCKGPRKEEGGAGPGPGGMSSPYGSTVRSYLGYQSVPSGSSGNLSTSSSSSPPGTPNPSESSKSAAAGGGYSAAPAGKNKPKKCVDKHSDEYKLRRERNNIAVRKSRDKAKMRNLETQHKVLELTAENERLQKKVEQLSRELSTLRNLFKQLPEPLLASSPRC, from the coding sequence ATGCAACGCCTGGTGGCCTGGGACGCAGCATGCCTCCCCATCCAGCCGCCCGCCTTTAAATCCATGGAAGTGGCTAATTTCTATTACGAGGCGGACTGTCTGGCTGCTCTCAACAAGCTGCACCCGCGGGCGGCCGGGGGCCGCTCCATGACCGAGCTCACCGTCGGGGACCACGAGCGAGCCATCGACTTCAGCCCGTACCTGGAGCCCTTGGCGTCGCAGCCGCCGCCTCCCGCGGCAGCAGCAGGGGGCAACTTTGAGCCTCCGTGCAGCAGCGGCgccggccaagatttcctttccGATCTCTTCGCCGAGGACTATAAAGGCAGCGGCGGCAGCAAGAAGCCCGACTACACCTACATCAGCCTCGCCCGGCACAGCCACCCCTGCGCCAGCCAGAGCCACAAGCCGGGGGGGCTGCCGGGCTGCTTCCCGCCCCAGATCGTGGAAACCAAAGTGGAGCCGGTCTTCGAGACCCTGGACTCTTGCAAAGGGCCCCGTAAGGAAGAagggggcgcggggccgggaccggggggCATGTCCTCGCCCTACGGCAGCACCGTGCGCTCCTACCTGGGTTACCAGTCGGTGCCGAGCGGCAGCAGCGGGAACCtgtccacctcctcctcctccagcccccCCGGCACCCCCAACCCCTCCGAGTCCTCCAAGTCCGCCGCCGCCGGCGGGGGCTACTCCGCCGCCCCGGCGGGCAAGAACAAGCCCAAGAAGTGCGTGGACAAGCACAGCGACGAGTACAAGCTCCGCCGGGAGAGGAACAACATCGCGGTGCGCAAGAGCCGCGACAAAGCCAAAATGCGCAACCTGGAGACGCAGCACAAAGTCTTGGAACTGACGGCCGAGAACGAGCGGCTGCAGAAGAAGGTGGAGCAGCTCTCCCGGGAGCTGAGCACCCTCAGGAACTTGTTCAAACAGCTGCCCGAGCCCCTGCTCGCCTCCTCGCCGCGCTGCTGA